A stretch of Campylobacter volucris DNA encodes these proteins:
- a CDS encoding flagellar FliJ family protein: MKSKYSSVIKLRKQQLDKAEANLTKTRQKILQCEEELKEATKTCESLSLADKGSIALLRSSLKMQEIARDGKRLIKQKLDLLKKELAHNHHLYKRAHLEFEKMKVLENEELKKIKKILQKEEEKFIDELAITRHFNKGK; this comes from the coding sequence ATGAAAAGCAAATATTCTTCTGTTATAAAGCTTAGAAAACAACAACTTGATAAAGCAGAAGCAAATTTAACTAAAACTAGGCAAAAAATTCTACAATGCGAAGAAGAATTAAAAGAAGCCACAAAAACTTGTGAAAGCTTAAGTTTAGCAGATAAAGGTTCTATAGCACTTTTAAGGTCTTCTTTAAAAATGCAAGAAATAGCAAGAGATGGGAAAAGACTTATTAAGCAAAAATTGGACTTATTAAAAAAAGAATTAGCCCATAATCACCATCTTTATAAAAGAGCACATTTAGAATTTGAAAAAATGAAAGTTTTAGAAAATGAGGAATTAAAAAAAATTAAAAAAATATTACAAAAAGAAGAAGAAAAATTTATTGATGAACTTGCTATCACAAGACATTTTAACAAGGGAAAATAA
- a CDS encoding MotE family protein, protein MMKKIILVFSLFALYLHAQENCEQYFEARKAQMQDQIREYDEAKQSLEAYRASFEALQKEKMQALLQKEADINASLQEIKTLKEQNERILEATKQNLQVINDKTMGRITEIYAKMKDVAVAGILSQMDDEEASKILLSLEPRKISSIMAKMDPKKASDLTLLLKNLDQNASSQ, encoded by the coding sequence ATAATGAAAAAAATTATTTTAGTATTTAGTTTATTTGCATTATATCTTCATGCTCAAGAAAATTGTGAGCAGTATTTTGAAGCAAGAAAAGCTCAAATGCAAGATCAAATTAGAGAGTATGATGAAGCAAAACAAAGTTTAGAAGCATATAGAGCATCTTTTGAAGCTCTGCAAAAAGAAAAAATGCAAGCTTTGTTACAAAAAGAAGCAGATATTAACGCAAGTTTGCAAGAAATTAAAACCTTAAAAGAGCAAAATGAGCGTATTTTAGAAGCTACTAAACAAAATCTTCAAGTAATTAATGATAAAACTATGGGTCGTATCACTGAAATTTATGCCAAAATGAAAGATGTCGCAGTAGCCGGGATACTTAGTCAAATGGATGATGAGGAAGCTTCTAAAATTTTATTATCTTTAGAGCCAAGAAAAATTTCTTCTATCATGGCAAAAATGGATCCTAAAAAGGCCTCTGATTTAACATTGCTTTTAAAAAATTTAGATCAAAATGCAAGTTCACAATAA
- a CDS encoding DUF507 family protein, whose product MRIKPAHIPYIANKIILDLMHSSFVKIKDDSQKLLKIIKEILEIDVLNERKLDEKAKELLESQEEEIEFMQIDRKSMFWMIKKKLASEFKFMLDKEDRYNNLAHKVLENLVNEDLINYNVSENRVKNLIFSSIMTYLKEYENLEDLVYEKISNYKRKLIPGSEEYELVFEKLYQEELRKKGLL is encoded by the coding sequence ATGCGTATCAAACCAGCTCATATACCTTATATTGCAAATAAAATAATATTAGATTTGATGCATTCTTCTTTTGTAAAAATTAAAGATGATAGTCAAAAATTACTCAAGATTATTAAAGAAATTTTAGAAATTGATGTTTTAAACGAACGCAAACTTGATGAAAAAGCTAAAGAATTATTAGAAAGTCAAGAAGAAGAAATTGAATTTATGCAAATTGATAGAAAAAGTATGTTTTGGATGATAAAGAAAAAACTTGCAAGTGAATTTAAATTTATGCTCGATAAAGAAGATAGATATAACAATCTTGCACATAAAGTCTTAGAAAATTTAGTTAATGAAGATTTGATTAATTATAATGTTTCAGAAAATCGTGTTAAAAATTTGATTTTTTCAAGCATAATGACTTATTTAAAAGAGTATGAAAATTTAGAAGATTTAGTTTATGAAAAAATTTCAAATTATAAAAGAAAATTAATCCCTGGTTCTGAAGAATATGAACTAGTTTTTGAAAAATTATATCAGGAAGAACTAAGAAAAAAAGGGCTTTTATGA
- the carA gene encoding glutamine-hydrolyzing carbamoyl-phosphate synthase small subunit, giving the protein MKAYIYIENDVFLTARAFGASGTFFGELVFNTSLTGYQEIISDPSYAGQFIVFSMPEIGIVGVNDDDNESKHIHASGIIIRQLNDYYSNFRAKEDLNSYLKHHGKIGLCEIDTRFLVKIIRDNGNLRAVISTEIKDKEELKKMLNSSAKIDEVNYVAQVSTKTSYNHKKGSWDHSSKTFKNLTKTDKTVAVIDYGVKENILNELVSVGLKVQVFPYNVKAKELIDLYEKGLIHGVFLSNGPGEPKILKEEIAQIKQLIQAKIPMLGICLGHQLLSNAFGYETYKMKFGQHGANHPVINLTNNTVEITAQNHNYNVPEEIAKVAVITHRNLFGDNVEGVKYKEYPIISVQHHPESSSGPHESKYIFKEFLELL; this is encoded by the coding sequence ATGAAAGCTTATATTTATATAGAAAATGATGTTTTTTTAACTGCTAGAGCTTTTGGTGCAAGTGGGACTTTTTTTGGGGAATTAGTTTTTAATACTTCTTTAACAGGTTATCAAGAAATTATTTCTGATCCTTCATATGCAGGACAATTTATAGTTTTTTCTATGCCTGAAATTGGCATAGTGGGTGTAAATGATGATGATAATGAAAGTAAACACATTCATGCTAGTGGGATAATTATTAGACAATTGAATGATTATTATTCTAATTTTAGAGCAAAAGAAGATTTAAATTCTTATTTAAAACACCATGGAAAAATAGGGCTTTGTGAAATAGATACTAGATTTTTAGTAAAAATAATTAGAGATAATGGAAATTTAAGAGCTGTTATATCTACTGAAATTAAAGACAAAGAAGAGCTTAAAAAAATGCTAAATTCAAGTGCTAAAATTGATGAGGTAAATTATGTAGCACAAGTGAGCACAAAAACTTCTTATAATCATAAAAAAGGTTCCTGGGATCATAGCAGCAAGACTTTTAAAAATTTAACAAAGACAGATAAAACAGTTGCTGTTATTGATTATGGTGTGAAAGAAAATATACTTAATGAGCTTGTAAGTGTTGGTTTAAAAGTACAAGTATTTCCATATAATGTAAAAGCTAAAGAATTAATAGATCTTTATGAAAAAGGATTAATTCATGGCGTGTTTTTATCTAATGGTCCAGGAGAGCCAAAAATATTAAAAGAAGAAATTGCTCAAATAAAACAACTCATCCAAGCAAAAATTCCTATGTTAGGGATTTGTTTAGGCCATCAGTTATTGAGTAATGCCTTTGGATATGAAACTTATAAGATGAAATTTGGCCAACATGGTGCAAATCATCCTGTGATTAATCTTACTAATAATACAGTTGAAATTACTGCTCAAAATCATAATTACAATGTCCCTGAGGAAATTGCAAAAGTAGCAGTTATAACTCATAGGAATTTATTTGGAGACAATGTAGAGGGTGTAAAATATAAAGAATATCCTATCATTTCTGTACAACATCATCCAGAAAGTTCCTCAGGACCACACGAAAGTAAGTATATTTTTAAAGAATTTTTAGAGCTTTTGTGA
- a CDS encoding sulfite exporter TauE/SafE family protein, with product MNLDFIALISIAFLSSFGHCYGMCGGFILAFNQLAKNIKFPFFLLILSYHLTRVVAYICLGIFFGYFAKLFSFSEFAKAMMLFCIGIFMIILAFALIFRGKLLAFFENSFIFDCMIKTNMQKLFRQKSIKSSLILGFLNGFVPCGLVYFYIAFGMSLQSIYYSVLIMLLFGIATLPGMIFLAYFSKTLNDKFQKIGSFVSYVLMLCYGVNFAYTGFILTA from the coding sequence GTGAATTTAGATTTTATCGCATTAATTAGCATTGCATTTCTTTCTAGTTTTGGACATTGTTATGGAATGTGTGGAGGATTTATTTTAGCTTTTAATCAACTTGCAAAAAATATTAAATTTCCATTTTTTTTATTAATTCTTTCTTATCATTTAACAAGAGTAGTTGCTTATATTTGTTTGGGTATTTTTTTTGGATATTTTGCAAAATTATTTTCTTTTAGCGAATTTGCAAAGGCTATGATGTTGTTTTGTATTGGTATTTTTATGATAATTCTTGCTTTTGCTCTTATTTTTAGGGGAAAATTATTAGCTTTTTTTGAAAATTCTTTTATTTTTGATTGTATGATTAAAACCAATATGCAAAAACTTTTTCGACAAAAATCCATAAAAAGTTCTTTGATTTTAGGATTTTTAAATGGCTTTGTGCCTTGTGGCTTGGTTTATTTTTATATAGCTTTTGGAATGAGTTTGCAAAGCATATATTATTCTGTTTTAATAATGCTTCTTTTTGGTATAGCTACTTTACCAGGGATGATTTTTCTTGCATATTTTAGTAAAACTTTAAATGATAAATTTCAAAAGATTGGATCTTTTGTATCTTATGTATTGATGCTATGCTATGGTGTGAATTTTGCTTATACAGGCTTTATTTTAACAGCATAA
- the ccoN gene encoding cytochrome-c oxidase, cbb3-type subunit I encodes MHPGNALNYDYTVAKYFMFATLLFGIIGMAIGTLIAFQMAYPDLNYLAGEYGTFSRLRPLHTSGVIFGFMLSGIWATWYYIGQRVLKVSMAESSFLMFIGKLHFWLYMITMILAVVTLFAGVSTSKEYAELEWPLDILVVLVWVLWGVSIFGLIGIRREKTLYVSLWYYIATFLGIAMLYLFNNMAVPTYFVTGMGDWWHSVSMYAGTNDALVQWWYGHNAVAFVFTVGIIAQIYYFLPKESGQPIFSYKLSLFAFWGLMFVYLWAGGHHLIYSTVPDWMQTMGSVFSIVLILPSWGSAINILLTMKGEWSQLRESPLIKFMILASTFYMFSTLEGPILSIKSVNALAHFTDWIPGHVHDGTLGWVGFMTMAALYHMVPRMFKRELYSKSLMEAQFWIQTTGIVLYFSSMWIAGITQGMMWRATDEYGNLLYTFIDTVEAIVPYYWIRAVGGLLYLIGFFMFVYNIYKSISVGRVLDKEPKSASPMAA; translated from the coding sequence ATGCACCCAGGAAATGCATTAAACTATGACTATACGGTTGCTAAATATTTTATGTTTGCTACCTTATTGTTTGGTATTATTGGTATGGCCATTGGGACGCTAATAGCTTTTCAAATGGCATACCCAGACTTAAATTACTTAGCTGGTGAGTATGGTACTTTTTCAAGACTTAGACCATTACATACTTCAGGTGTGATTTTTGGTTTTATGCTTTCAGGAATTTGGGCAACTTGGTATTATATTGGTCAACGCGTGCTAAAAGTAAGCATGGCTGAATCAAGCTTTTTGATGTTTATTGGAAAATTGCATTTTTGGCTTTATATGATAACTATGATTTTAGCAGTTGTGACTTTATTTGCAGGCGTGAGCACTTCAAAAGAATATGCTGAACTTGAATGGCCTTTGGATATATTGGTAGTTTTGGTTTGGGTTTTATGGGGTGTAAGCATTTTTGGTCTTATTGGAATTCGTAGGGAAAAAACATTATATGTTTCATTGTGGTATTATATAGCTACATTCTTAGGTATAGCAATGCTTTATTTATTTAACAATATGGCAGTACCTACTTATTTTGTAACTGGAATGGGTGATTGGTGGCATAGTGTTTCTATGTATGCAGGGACAAATGATGCATTAGTGCAATGGTGGTATGGACATAATGCGGTTGCGTTTGTATTTACTGTAGGTATTATTGCTCAAATTTATTATTTTTTACCAAAAGAAAGTGGCCAGCCAATTTTCTCTTATAAATTATCTTTATTTGCATTTTGGGGATTAATGTTTGTTTATTTATGGGCTGGTGGGCACCATTTGATTTATTCTACAGTTCCTGATTGGATGCAAACTATGGGTTCAGTATTTTCTATAGTATTGATTTTACCTTCTTGGGGTTCAGCGATTAATATTTTACTTACCATGAAAGGTGAGTGGAGTCAGCTTCGTGAGAGTCCATTGATTAAATTTATGATTTTAGCATCAACATTTTATATGTTCTCGACTTTAGAAGGTCCTATTCTTTCTATTAAATCAGTTAATGCTTTAGCACACTTTACAGATTGGATTCCAGGACATGTTCATGATGGAACACTTGGTTGGGTTGGCTTTATGACTATGGCTGCACTTTATCATATGGTTCCTAGAATGTTCAAAAGAGAACTTTATAGTAAATCATTAATGGAAGCTCAATTTTGGATTCAAACTACAGGTATAGTGCTTTATTTTAGTTCAATGTGGATAGCAGGTATCACTCAAGGTATGATGTGGAGAGCTACTGATGAGTATGGTAATTTATTATATACCTTTATTGACACAGTTGAAGCTATTGTTCCATATTATTGGATTAGAGCTGTGGGTGGATTATTATATTTAATAGGATTTTTCATGTTTGTTTATAATATTTATAAATCAATTTCAGTGGGTAGAGTGCTTGATAAAGAACCAAAAAGTGCCTCACCTATGGCAGCATAA
- the ccoO gene encoding cytochrome-c oxidase, cbb3-type subunit II, translating to MFSWLEKNPFFFAVAVFVVIAYAGIVEILPDFAQNARPIEGKKPYTVLQLAGRNAYIKESCNACHSQLIRPFKSETDRYGMYSISGEYAYDRPFLWGSKRTGPDLLRVGNFRTTDWHENHMWDPVSVVPGSIMPAYKHMFSKNANIQTAYAEALTVKKVFNVPYDVENGTKLGTWEEAQAEVMAEAKTIVDQMKNQDVKDAFARGEIKEIVALIAYLNSLK from the coding sequence ATGTTTAGTTGGTTAGAAAAAAATCCATTCTTTTTTGCTGTAGCAGTATTTGTAGTTATTGCTTATGCTGGAATTGTAGAAATTTTGCCAGACTTTGCACAAAATGCAAGACCTATTGAAGGTAAAAAACCTTATACAGTTTTACAATTAGCAGGTCGTAATGCATATATCAAAGAAAGCTGTAATGCTTGCCATTCGCAATTAATTCGTCCATTTAAATCCGAAACAGATCGTTATGGTATGTATTCAATTAGTGGAGAATATGCATATGATAGACCATTTTTATGGGGATCAAAAAGAACAGGACCTGATTTATTGCGTGTAGGAAACTTTAGAACTACAGATTGGCATGAAAATCATATGTGGGATCCAGTTTCAGTTGTCCCTGGTTCTATAATGCCAGCTTATAAACATATGTTTAGTAAAAATGCAAATATACAAACAGCATATGCAGAAGCTCTAACGGTTAAAAAAGTATTTAATGTTCCTTATGATGTAGAAAATGGAACTAAACTTGGAACTTGGGAAGAAGCACAAGCTGAAGTGATGGCTGAAGCTAAAACTATAGTTGATCAAATGAAAAATCAAGATGTTAAAGATGCATTTGCAAGAGGTGAGATTAAAGAAATTGTTGCATTGATTGCATATCTTAATAGCTTGAAGTAA
- a CDS encoding cytochrome c oxidase, cbb3-type, CcoQ subunit translates to MNLELIRELQAYGFFALVVFLVVVLYSYWFHLYKSEKTGRRNYEQYADLALNDEISDRVLEQNKRSA, encoded by the coding sequence ATGAATTTAGAACTAATAAGAGAATTACAAGCTTATGGTTTTTTTGCACTTGTAGTATTTTTGGTAGTTGTTTTATATTCTTATTGGTTTCATTTATATAAATCTGAAAAAACAGGTAGAAGAAACTATGAGCAATACGCTGATTTAGCTTTAAATGATGAAATCAGCGATCGCGTTTTAGAGCAAAATAAAAGGAGTGCTTAA
- the ccoP gene encoding cytochrome-c oxidase, cbb3-type subunit III, with protein sequence MQWLNLEDNVNLLSFIGAILIILITLFVVGRLFKSMKSEKSEGELSEHNWDGIGEFKNPVPLGWAVVFFLAIVWCIWYFLWGYPLNSYSQIGEYNKEVQAHNEKFAQKFANLSASDKKEMGKNIFLVQCSACHGITGDGINGKAQNLTIWGSEEGLIDVITKGSKGLNYPMGEMLGAADNGIEEADIPAIAAYVASEISAIKKTDNPQLVAKGKELFATCAACHGENGTGMLDGQLVAPDLTKYGSASFVVDVLNRGKAGNIGQMPHFNNGILNELQKEAVGEYVISLSRGE encoded by the coding sequence ATGCAATGGTTAAATTTAGAAGATAATGTAAATTTATTATCTTTTATTGGTGCAATTTTAATCATTTTAATCACACTTTTTGTGGTTGGAAGATTATTTAAAAGTATGAAAAGTGAAAAAAGCGAAGGTGAGTTAAGTGAGCATAATTGGGATGGCATAGGAGAATTTAAAAACCCTGTGCCACTTGGATGGGCTGTAGTGTTTTTCTTAGCTATAGTATGGTGTATTTGGTATTTTCTTTGGGGATATCCTTTAAATAGTTATTCTCAAATAGGTGAGTATAATAAAGAAGTTCAAGCGCATAATGAAAAATTTGCTCAAAAATTTGCAAATTTAAGTGCTAGCGATAAAAAAGAAATGGGTAAAAATATTTTCTTAGTGCAATGTTCAGCATGCCATGGAATCACAGGAGATGGCATTAATGGAAAAGCTCAAAATCTTACTATTTGGGGTTCAGAAGAAGGACTTATAGATGTTATTACTAAAGGCTCTAAAGGTTTAAATTATCCAATGGGAGAAATGCTAGGTGCTGCTGATAATGGCATAGAAGAAGCTGATATCCCAGCTATTGCAGCTTATGTTGCTTCTGAAATTTCAGCTATTAAAAAAACAGATAATCCTCAGCTTGTAGCAAAAGGAAAAGAACTTTTTGCAACTTGTGCAGCTTGTCATGGTGAAAATGGCACAGGAATGCTTGATGGACAATTGGTTGCTCCAGATCTTACAAAATATGGTAGTGCTAGTTTTGTTGTAGATGTGTTAAATCGTGGTAAAGCAGGAAATATAGGCCAAATGCCTCATTTTAATAATGGTATATTAAATGAATTACAAAAAGAAGCAGTTGGCGAATATGTAATTTCTCTTTCAAGGGGTGAGTAA
- a CDS encoding DUF4006 family protein — protein MENSNRCVFSLSGVSGMLVATVLLLTILAALTVWGLRTQQEVMQKPYKLENASEIKMFNSKEADHIIIKE, from the coding sequence ATGGAAAATTCAAATAGATGTGTGTTTTCACTTTCTGGAGTTAGCGGTATGCTTGTTGCAACTGTATTGTTACTAACAATTTTAGCCGCTTTAACAGTTTGGGGACTTAGAACGCAGCAAGAAGTAATGCAAAAGCCTTATAAACTAGAAAATGCAAGTGAAATCAAAATGTTTAACTCTAAAGAAGCAGATCATATTATTATAAAGGAATAA
- a CDS encoding FixH family protein, producing MENKKTFWPYGILISIILIVIACIVTIYIASKAPVYDDNFYFDTYENVDRNYNEIQKRQKQFDENFKLSLDNESFEDQNKIIYLINDGKNSLKINVENFKNYDLNQLQIQALLTRPHTNEMDQKLEAIVVNSSLVFDFNISEKGVWKLLIKITQNEESIGFFEFFIKTK from the coding sequence ATGGAAAATAAAAAAACATTTTGGCCTTATGGAATTTTAATATCTATTATATTAATTGTGATTGCTTGTATTGTTACTATTTACATAGCAAGTAAAGCTCCAGTTTATGATGATAATTTTTATTTTGATACTTATGAAAATGTAGATAGAAATTATAATGAAATTCAAAAAAGACAAAAGCAATTTGATGAAAATTTCAAACTAAGCTTGGATAATGAAAGTTTTGAAGATCAAAACAAAATAATATATTTAATAAATGATGGAAAAAATTCACTTAAGATTAATGTAGAAAATTTTAAAAATTATGATTTAAATCAACTTCAAATTCAAGCCTTGCTTACTCGTCCTCATACTAATGAGATGGATCAAAAATTAGAAGCGATAGTGGTAAATTCTTCTTTGGTTTTTGATTTTAATATTAGCGAAAAAGGAGTTTGGAAACTTCTTATTAAAATCACGCAAAATGAAGAGAGTATAGGTTTTTTTGAATTTTTTATAAAAACTAAATGA
- a CDS encoding AddAB recombination complex, helicase AddB produces MKLFVFSSSRAIRKYYEVKLQDNALIDQAINIADFMEKIIFSPYLKATHYECLLLMRQACKMTKNLEQELKIPSNFFAFLKNNSYLFSFFKELSLERKDIASLYCADTYAQYDEHLQILDELFKNYLTLLKEQKLYDEISLPFDYEININFLKNYDEIIFDFQGFLSGFELEILSKLKDLIPLKIQFSCSKFNKDFLDNVKIFENVNFKENYHYLYDLNSHQILKEQSFGSKALVSYKSFHLRSLQAAFVFEKINTFLKEGIKAKDIVVITPDENFTQILKLFDKNNMLNFASGLSIKNTLFYHKLKALYDSAKDEKYSYQTLNLEEDEYLNLHTCNLHIFQTEEQFSLFKQSFDEIIDFAFFENCINDLLIDNEEELVYKIQEELIFIKELIKTHQLTFCQILELFFMQIDGIKLSSVGGGEVTVMGLLESRGLSFDGVIVVDFNDEFIPKRVSSELFLNNQIRKNSGLITHTQRENLQRHYYYMLLSRAKFIAISCVENEDKIASRFLNELDFDIRLDQKYSLLAYARYFKTHNKKCSFNLNPITHIKAEHDYFAKDLSFSRLNLLINYGLDYYYKYIIGLKEPKKLDNTLKANEFGVLIHKALEIYYKEKSKNYFDYKVFMQVVKNLKEYNIDTLNLALIEAIFKEFEILENEHFAQGYVVEKCEFMPPKKEFITDNGVKICAIGYLDRLDNNGQERMIIDYKSADIDDKSYQLAFYKFLLENDNGINNTKACFYDLKNINIVYENAKNKSVQELKNLFNELSKEPLEKEFCNQSNKNTYSPYTMLYKKEFKL; encoded by the coding sequence ATGAAACTTTTTGTTTTTAGCTCATCAAGAGCTATAAGAAAATATTATGAAGTAAAATTACAAGATAATGCATTAATCGATCAAGCTATAAATATAGCTGATTTTATGGAGAAAATCATCTTTTCTCCGTATTTAAAAGCTACTCATTATGAATGTTTGCTTTTAATGAGACAAGCTTGCAAGATGACTAAAAATTTAGAACAAGAATTAAAAATTCCTAGTAATTTTTTTGCTTTTTTAAAAAATAATTCTTATTTGTTTAGTTTTTTCAAAGAGCTAAGCTTAGAAAGAAAAGATATTGCTAGTTTATATTGTGCTGATACTTACGCACAATATGATGAGCATTTGCAAATTTTAGATGAGCTTTTTAAAAATTATTTAACTCTTTTAAAAGAGCAAAAATTATACGATGAAATTTCTTTACCTTTTGATTATGAGATTAATATTAATTTTTTAAAAAATTATGATGAAATAATCTTTGATTTTCAAGGATTTTTAAGTGGTTTTGAACTTGAAATTTTATCTAAATTAAAAGATTTAATTCCTTTAAAAATTCAATTTTCATGTTCTAAATTTAATAAAGATTTTTTAGATAATGTAAAAATATTTGAAAATGTAAATTTTAAAGAAAATTATCATTATTTATACGATTTAAATTCTCACCAAATTTTAAAAGAGCAATCTTTTGGCAGTAAAGCTTTGGTTTCTTATAAAAGTTTTCATTTAAGATCTTTACAAGCTGCTTTTGTTTTTGAAAAAATCAATACTTTTTTAAAAGAAGGAATAAAAGCAAAAGATATCGTTGTTATTACTCCAGATGAAAATTTTACACAAATTTTAAAACTTTTTGATAAAAACAATATGCTAAATTTTGCAAGTGGTTTAAGTATCAAAAATACTCTTTTTTATCATAAATTAAAAGCTTTATATGATAGTGCTAAAGATGAAAAATATTCATACCAAACTTTAAATTTAGAAGAAGATGAGTATTTAAATTTGCACACTTGCAATCTACATATTTTTCAAACTGAAGAACAATTTAGCCTATTTAAACAATCTTTTGATGAAATAATTGATTTTGCTTTTTTTGAAAATTGTATCAATGATTTGCTTATAGATAATGAAGAAGAGCTTGTATATAAAATTCAAGAAGAATTAATTTTTATCAAAGAATTAATCAAAACCCATCAATTGACTTTTTGTCAAATTTTAGAGCTTTTTTTCATGCAAATTGATGGTATAAAATTAAGCAGTGTAGGTGGTGGAGAAGTTACTGTAATGGGGCTTTTAGAAAGTAGGGGGCTTAGCTTTGATGGGGTGATTGTGGTGGATTTTAATGATGAATTTATTCCAAAAAGAGTTTCTAGTGAGCTTTTTTTAAACAATCAAATTCGTAAAAATTCAGGCCTTATCACGCACACTCAAAGAGAAAATTTACAAAGGCATTATTATTATATGCTTTTAAGTAGGGCTAAATTTATAGCTATTTCTTGTGTAGAAAATGAAGATAAAATCGCATCAAGATTTTTAAACGAGCTTGATTTTGATATTAGATTAGATCAAAAATATAGCCTTTTAGCTTATGCAAGATATTTTAAAACCCATAATAAAAAATGCTCTTTTAATCTTAACCCAATTACTCATATAAAGGCTGAGCATGATTATTTTGCAAAGGATTTGTCTTTTTCAAGATTAAATCTTTTGATTAATTATGGTTTGGACTATTATTATAAATATATTATTGGATTAAAAGAACCAAAAAAATTAGATAATACTTTAAAAGCTAATGAATTTGGTGTTTTGATCCACAAAGCTTTGGAAATTTATTATAAAGAAAAGTCTAAAAATTATTTTGATTATAAAGTTTTTATGCAAGTAGTGAAAAATTTAAAAGAATACAATATAGATACATTAAATTTAGCTTTAATAGAAGCTATTTTTAAAGAATTTGAAATATTAGAAAATGAACATTTTGCTCAAGGTTATGTCGTAGAAAAATGTGAATTTATGCCTCCAAAAAAAGAATTTATCACAGATAATGGCGTAAAAATTTGTGCTATTGGTTATTTAGATAGACTTGATAATAATGGTCAAGAAAGAATGATTATAGATTATAAAAGTGCAGATATAGATGATAAATCATACCAACTTGCTTTTTATAAATTTTTATTAGAAAATGATAATGGTATCAATAATACAAAAGCTTGTTTTTATGATTTAAAAAATATCAACATAGTCTATGAAAATGCTAAAAATAAAAGCGTACAAGAGCTAAAAAATTTATTCAATGAGCTTTCAAAAGAGCCTTTAGAAAAAGAATTTTGCAATCAAAGTAATAAAAATACCTATAGCCCCTATACTATGCTTTATAAAAAGGAGTTTAAACTTTGA